From a single Pseudomonas sp. A34-9 genomic region:
- the folB gene encoding dihydroneopterin aldolase has translation MDRVFIEGLEVDTVIGAYDWERGIRQCLRLDLSFAWDNRPAAAGDDLTLALDYASVSTRIQAFAEQAQFQLVETFAERLVEVLMSEFGITWVRLKLTKPGAVPAAKGGVGVEIERGCR, from the coding sequence TTGGACAGAGTGTTTATCGAGGGCCTGGAAGTCGACACCGTCATTGGTGCCTACGACTGGGAGCGCGGCATCCGACAGTGCCTGCGACTTGATCTGAGCTTCGCCTGGGACAATCGCCCGGCCGCCGCCGGTGACGACCTGACCCTGGCGCTCGACTACGCCAGCGTTTCTACGCGAATTCAGGCTTTTGCCGAGCAGGCGCAGTTTCAACTGGTCGAGACATTCGCCGAGCGTCTGGTCGAAGTGCTAATGAGCGAATTCGGTATCACCTGGGTTCGCCTGAAGTTGACCAAGCCAGGCGCTGTCCCGGCTGCGAAAGGTGGCGT
- the plsY gene encoding glycerol-3-phosphate 1-O-acyltransferase PlsY, which yields MFWLLATFAYLLGSLSFAILLSRLTGNPDPRMSGSGNAGATNMLRLAGRKLAILTLLGDLCKGLVPVLIASAAGLSLQDQAWIGVCAVIGHLFPLYFRFRGGKGVATAAGMLLGLYPPAALLAVCAWLLTFYLTRTSSLAALIATPLTLPLLAWQEPEALLPMSALTLLIVWRHRGNLRDLFAGRERHF from the coding sequence ATGTTTTGGTTACTGGCGACTTTCGCCTACCTGCTCGGCTCGCTGTCCTTCGCCATTTTGCTCAGCCGCCTGACCGGAAATCCGGATCCGCGAATGAGTGGCTCGGGCAATGCCGGTGCCACCAACATGCTGCGCCTGGCCGGTCGCAAACTCGCGATCCTGACCCTGCTGGGTGATCTGTGCAAAGGCCTGGTGCCGGTGCTGATCGCCTCGGCTGCAGGCCTTTCGCTGCAGGATCAGGCATGGATCGGCGTGTGCGCCGTGATCGGTCACCTGTTCCCTCTGTACTTTCGCTTTCGTGGCGGCAAGGGCGTCGCCACCGCCGCCGGCATGCTGCTTGGCCTTTATCCCCCCGCCGCGCTGCTGGCAGTATGCGCCTGGTTGCTGACGTTTTACCTGACCCGCACCAGTTCGCTTGCTGCCCTGATCGCCACGCCACTGACCCTGCCGTTGCTGGCCTGGCAGGAACCAGAGGCGCTGTTGCCGATGAGCGCACTGACCTTGCTGATCGTCTGGCGCCACCGCGGCAATCTACGCGACCTGTTTGCCGGGCGCGAACGGCATTTTTAA
- the tsaD gene encoding tRNA (adenosine(37)-N6)-threonylcarbamoyltransferase complex transferase subunit TsaD, protein MLVLGLETSCDETGVALYDSERGLLADALFSQIDLHRAYGGVVPELASRDHVKRMLPLIRQVLAEADCVPTEIDAIAYTAGPGLVGALLVGASCAQALAFAWGIPALGVHHMEGHLLAPMLEPKPPEFPFVALLVSGGHTQLVQVDGIGQYSLLGETLDDAAGEAFDKTAKMMGLNYPGGPEIAKLAEKGVAGRFTFPRPMCDRPGLDFSFSGLKTFALNTWQQCVSAGDDNEQARCDIALAFQQAVVETLTIKCKRALKQAGMKRLVIAGGVSANKALRVSLEKMLGDMKGDVFYARPEFCTDNGAMIAFAGCQRLQAGQQETLAISVQARWPMEQLSPL, encoded by the coding sequence ATGCTAGTACTGGGATTAGAAACCTCCTGCGACGAAACCGGCGTCGCATTATATGACAGCGAACGCGGCTTGCTGGCCGATGCATTGTTCAGCCAGATCGACCTGCACCGCGCCTATGGCGGCGTGGTGCCGGAGCTCGCCTCGCGTGACCACGTCAAGCGCATGCTGCCCTTGATTCGTCAGGTGTTGGCCGAGGCTGACTGTGTGCCGACCGAGATCGACGCCATCGCCTATACCGCGGGTCCTGGGCTGGTTGGCGCGTTGCTGGTCGGTGCTTCCTGCGCTCAGGCGCTGGCCTTTGCCTGGGGCATTCCTGCGCTCGGCGTGCACCACATGGAAGGGCATTTGCTGGCGCCGATGCTGGAGCCAAAACCACCGGAATTCCCGTTCGTCGCTTTGTTGGTCTCCGGAGGTCATACGCAGCTGGTTCAGGTCGATGGTATTGGTCAATACAGCCTGCTCGGCGAGACGCTCGACGATGCCGCCGGCGAAGCGTTCGACAAGACCGCAAAGATGATGGGCCTCAATTATCCGGGCGGACCGGAAATCGCCAAGTTGGCGGAGAAGGGCGTCGCGGGACGTTTCACCTTTCCGCGTCCGATGTGTGATCGTCCGGGTCTGGATTTCAGCTTCAGCGGTTTGAAAACCTTTGCCCTGAATACCTGGCAGCAGTGTGTCAGCGCCGGAGACGACAACGAGCAAGCCCGTTGCGACATCGCGCTGGCGTTCCAGCAGGCCGTGGTGGAGACTTTGACCATAAAGTGCAAGCGAGCCCTGAAGCAGGCGGGCATGAAGCGTCTGGTGATCGCTGGCGGCGTCAGTGCCAACAAGGCCTTGCGTGTTTCGCTGGAGAAGATGCTCGGCGACATGAAGGGCGATGTGTTTTACGCCCGCCCGGAGTTCTGCACCGACAATGGCGCAATGATCGCGTTCGCCGGTTGCCAGCGCTTGCAGGCCGGTCAGCAGGAAACTCTGGCGATCAGCGTGCAGGCGCGCTGGCCAATGGAGCAATTGTCGCCGTTGTGA
- the rpsU gene encoding 30S ribosomal protein S21 codes for MPAVKVKENEPFDVALRRFKRSCEKAGVLAEVRSREFYEKPTSERKRKAAAAVKRHAKKVQREQRRAVRLY; via the coding sequence ATGCCAGCCGTCAAAGTTAAAGAGAACGAACCCTTCGACGTAGCTCTGCGTCGTTTCAAGCGCTCCTGCGAAAAAGCCGGTGTACTGGCTGAAGTTCGTAGCCGCGAATTTTACGAGAAGCCAACTTCTGAGCGTAAGCGCAAAGCAGCAGCCGCTGTTAAGCGTCACGCCAAGAAAGTTCAGCGCGAACAGCGCCGCGCCGTTCGTCTGTACTAA